One genomic region from Jiangella sp. DSM 45060 encodes:
- a CDS encoding cobalt-precorrin-4/precorrin-4 C(11)-methyltransferase, whose amino-acid sequence MTVHYVGAGPGAADLLTLRAVALLNAARVCLYPGTYIDEAVLGHCPDGAQLVDTQHLDLDQITDRIVDAHAAGLEVVRLCSGDPSIYSALHEQTRRLDARGVPWDVTPGVPAYAAAAALLGVELTVPEVVQSVVLTRTQARSTAMPAGERLDRFAATGASLVLHLAITRTRVLAAELAQTYGPDCPVAVVANASQPAQVVLRGTLDDIADQVEAAGLRKAAVILVGAAVAEDVRGAESFLYDPARDRSVKRGVQT is encoded by the coding sequence ATGACCGTCCACTATGTCGGAGCCGGCCCCGGCGCGGCCGACCTGCTGACACTGCGCGCCGTCGCGCTGCTCAACGCCGCGCGGGTCTGCCTGTACCCGGGCACCTACATCGACGAGGCGGTCCTCGGTCATTGCCCTGACGGTGCGCAGCTGGTCGACACCCAGCATCTCGACCTCGACCAGATCACCGACCGGATCGTCGACGCCCACGCCGCGGGTCTCGAGGTGGTCCGGCTCTGCTCCGGAGACCCGTCGATCTACTCGGCGCTGCACGAGCAGACCAGGCGCCTCGACGCCCGCGGCGTGCCCTGGGACGTCACGCCCGGCGTCCCCGCGTACGCCGCGGCGGCGGCCCTGCTCGGAGTCGAGCTGACGGTGCCGGAGGTCGTCCAGTCCGTCGTGCTCACCCGTACTCAGGCGCGGTCGACGGCGATGCCCGCGGGGGAGCGGCTGGACCGGTTCGCCGCGACCGGCGCGTCGCTCGTGCTGCACCTGGCGATCACCCGCACCCGCGTGCTCGCAGCCGAGCTCGCGCAGACGTACGGGCCGGACTGCCCCGTCGCCGTCGTGGCCAACGCCAGTCAGCCGGCCCAGGTCGTGCTGCGGGGGACGCTCGACGACATCGCGGACCAGGTCGAGGCCGCGGGTCTGCGCAAGGCCGCGGTGATCCTCGTCGGCGCGGCGGTGGCCGAGGACGTCCGCGGTGCGGAGTCGTTCCTCTACGACCCGGCGCGCGACCGCTCGGTGAAGCGCGGCGTCCAGACCTGA
- the cbiE gene encoding precorrin-6y C5,15-methyltransferase (decarboxylating) subunit CbiE translates to MRTRVTVVGIGADGWAGLASGARALLEDAEVVLGGRRHLEMLPDVPGQRRETWPSPLRDGLPELLERYAGRPVVALASGDPLVSGIATTLVELLGAEAVEVVPALSSVALARARLRWPAESTEVVTLVGRDPHVVARSLAPGLRLIVLSSDGSTPAVVAALLTAAGYGASRMSVLADLGSESESRVDGVADSWGERAAPDLNVVAVELAGSDAAVRGFTAGLPEDAFEHDGQITKRDVRASALARLAPLPRQLLWDVGAGSGAVAIEWMRAHSACRAVAIESRDDRAARIARNAASLGVPALRVVTGRAPAALEGLDRPHAIFVGGGATEGGLLDACWAALRPGGRLVVHGVTLETETVLAERYARHGGELTRIHVEHAAPIGSFTGWTPSRAITQWAVTKEET, encoded by the coding sequence ATGCGCACCCGGGTGACGGTGGTCGGAATCGGCGCGGACGGCTGGGCCGGTCTCGCGTCGGGCGCCCGCGCGCTCCTGGAGGACGCCGAGGTGGTCCTCGGCGGCCGCCGGCACCTCGAGATGCTCCCGGACGTGCCTGGTCAGCGGCGCGAGACCTGGCCGTCGCCGCTGCGCGACGGCCTGCCGGAGCTGCTGGAACGGTACGCCGGACGGCCCGTCGTCGCGCTCGCCTCCGGTGACCCGCTCGTCTCGGGCATCGCGACGACGCTGGTGGAGCTGCTCGGCGCCGAAGCGGTCGAGGTGGTTCCCGCGCTGTCGTCCGTCGCGCTGGCCCGCGCCCGGCTGCGGTGGCCGGCGGAGTCGACGGAGGTCGTCACGCTGGTCGGGCGCGACCCGCACGTCGTCGCCCGATCGCTCGCGCCCGGCCTGCGGCTGATCGTGCTGTCGTCGGACGGCTCGACACCCGCCGTCGTCGCCGCGCTGCTGACGGCGGCCGGCTACGGCGCCAGCCGCATGAGCGTGCTCGCCGACCTCGGCTCCGAATCCGAGTCGCGTGTCGACGGCGTCGCGGACTCGTGGGGCGAGCGCGCGGCGCCCGACCTGAACGTCGTCGCGGTCGAGTTGGCCGGCTCCGACGCCGCGGTCCGCGGGTTCACCGCCGGGCTACCGGAGGACGCCTTCGAGCACGACGGCCAGATCACCAAGCGGGACGTGCGCGCGTCGGCCCTGGCCAGGCTGGCGCCGCTGCCGCGTCAGCTGTTGTGGGACGTCGGTGCGGGTTCCGGCGCGGTGGCCATCGAGTGGATGCGAGCGCACTCGGCCTGCCGCGCGGTCGCGATCGAGTCGCGCGACGACCGCGCAGCCCGCATCGCCCGCAACGCCGCGTCGCTGGGCGTCCCCGCCCTGCGGGTGGTGACCGGACGCGCGCCCGCGGCGCTCGAGGGCCTGGACCGCCCGCACGCGATCTTCGTCGGGGGAGGGGCGACCGAGGGCGGCCTCCTCGATGCCTGCTGGGCGGCGCTGCGACCGGGTGGACGGCTCGTGGTCCACGGCGTGACCCTCGAGACGGAGACCGTCCTGGCCGAGCGGTACGCCCGGCACGGTGGCGAGCTCACCCGGATCCACGTCGAACACGCCGCCCCGATCGGGTCCTTCACCGGCTGGACCCCGTCGCGCGCCATCACCCAGTGGGCCGTGACGAAGGAGGAGACATGA
- a CDS encoding magnesium chelatase subunit D family protein, whose amino-acid sequence MPQHYPFSAVVGSDDMALALILSAISPSIGGVLVRGEKGTAKSTMVRALASVLPPIDVISGDRFSTDPRESNPLSPDGPFEAGADVETRPVRLVELPVGATEDRVLGSLHLEKALTDGVTEYEPGLLARAHRGVLYVDEVNLLHDHLVDLLLDAAAMGRSTVERDGVSVEHAARFVLIGTMNPEEGELRPQLLDRFGLTVEVAAPRDPATRVEVVRRRLAFEADPDAFAARHADDEARLTDRIQAAQKLAGQVELSEWALLKVAEICAAFEVDGMRADIVAARAAAAHAAWHGRTGVLREDIRAAARLALPHRRRRNPFDAPGIDEDLLDQLLGDDAPPQPPDPEPAPDDDDRTSQDHDPAGPTGQSSGPGEPDATDGGGPPGPSGRQAHGDHDPEPRAGGSSEVTVAAPQQPYRPKLFTVAGIGAGESGRRSRAITEAGRRVGAERRTGRGGSIHLLETIRAAAPHQRARGHHGPGLAFRSGDLRLAVREGRESNLILFCVDASGSMAARKRMEQVKTAILSLLMDAYQRRDKVGLITFRQDGAELALPPTGSVDIAATRLAELPAGGRTPLAEGLLRAADILRRERVRDPRRRPLLVVVTDGRATHGPDALGRAHQVAAHLADTGVACLVVDCETGRFRLDLAHELATHLMAEYVALGDVSAADLTDIVRRAA is encoded by the coding sequence ATGCCACAGCACTATCCGTTCAGCGCCGTCGTCGGCTCCGACGACATGGCGTTGGCCCTCATTCTCTCGGCGATCTCGCCGTCCATCGGCGGCGTGCTCGTCCGCGGCGAGAAGGGCACGGCCAAGTCCACCATGGTGCGCGCGCTCGCCTCGGTGCTGCCGCCCATCGACGTCATCAGCGGCGACCGGTTCTCGACCGATCCGCGCGAGTCGAACCCGCTGTCGCCCGACGGCCCGTTCGAGGCCGGGGCCGACGTCGAGACCCGCCCGGTGCGCCTGGTCGAACTGCCCGTCGGCGCCACCGAGGACCGCGTGCTGGGCTCGCTGCACCTGGAGAAGGCGCTCACCGACGGCGTCACCGAGTACGAACCGGGGCTGCTCGCCCGCGCCCACCGCGGGGTCCTCTACGTCGACGAGGTCAACCTGCTGCACGACCACCTGGTCGACCTGCTGCTCGACGCCGCGGCGATGGGACGCTCGACGGTGGAGCGCGACGGCGTCTCGGTCGAGCACGCCGCGCGGTTCGTCCTCATCGGCACGATGAACCCCGAAGAGGGTGAGCTGCGGCCGCAGCTGCTCGACCGCTTCGGGTTGACGGTCGAGGTCGCCGCCCCGCGTGACCCGGCCACCCGCGTCGAGGTCGTGCGCCGGCGCCTGGCGTTCGAGGCCGACCCCGACGCCTTCGCCGCGCGGCACGCCGACGACGAGGCGCGGCTGACCGATCGCATCCAGGCCGCGCAGAAGCTCGCCGGCCAGGTCGAGCTCAGCGAGTGGGCGCTGCTCAAGGTCGCCGAGATCTGCGCCGCGTTCGAGGTCGACGGCATGCGCGCCGACATCGTCGCGGCGCGCGCCGCCGCCGCCCACGCGGCGTGGCACGGCCGCACCGGCGTGCTGCGCGAGGACATCCGGGCCGCTGCCCGGCTCGCCCTGCCGCACCGGCGGCGCCGCAACCCGTTCGACGCCCCCGGCATCGACGAGGACCTCCTCGACCAACTCCTGGGTGACGACGCACCGCCCCAGCCGCCGGATCCCGAGCCGGCACCGGACGACGACGACCGGACATCGCAGGACCACGACCCGGCCGGGCCGACCGGGCAGAGCTCCGGCCCCGGCGAGCCGGACGCCACCGACGGCGGCGGTCCGCCGGGCCCGTCCGGCCGGCAGGCCCACGGCGACCACGACCCCGAGCCGCGGGCCGGCGGATCATCGGAGGTCACGGTCGCCGCACCGCAGCAGCCGTACCGACCCAAGCTGTTCACCGTCGCCGGCATCGGCGCGGGCGAGTCGGGCCGGCGGTCGCGGGCCATCACCGAGGCCGGCCGCCGTGTCGGCGCTGAGCGCCGCACCGGCCGGGGCGGATCGATCCACCTCCTGGAGACCATCCGGGCCGCTGCGCCGCACCAGCGGGCCCGCGGCCACCACGGCCCGGGCCTCGCGTTCCGCTCGGGCGACCTGCGGCTCGCGGTCAGGGAGGGCCGCGAATCCAACCTGATCCTGTTCTGCGTCGACGCGTCGGGCTCGATGGCCGCGCGCAAGCGCATGGAGCAGGTCAAGACCGCGATCCTGTCCCTGCTGATGGACGCCTACCAGCGGCGCGACAAGGTCGGGCTGATCACGTTCCGCCAGGACGGCGCCGAGCTCGCGCTCCCGCCGACCGGCTCGGTCGACATCGCCGCCACGCGGCTCGCCGAGCTGCCCGCCGGCGGCCGCACGCCGCTGGCCGAAGGGCTGCTGCGAGCCGCGGACATCCTGCGGCGCGAACGCGTACGCGATCCCCGCCGGCGCCCGCTGCTGGTCGTCGTCACCGACGGACGTGCGACACACGGGCCGGACGCGCTCGGCCGGGCGCACCAGGTCGCCGCGCACCTCGCGGACACCGGCGTCGCATGCCTGGTCGTCGACTGCGAGACCGGGAGGTTCCGCCTGGACCTGGCCCACGAGCTCGCCACCCACCTGATGGCCGAGTACGTCGCGCTGGGTGACGTCAGCGCCGCGGACCTCACCGACATCGTGAGGAGGGCTGCCTGA
- the cobO gene encoding cob(I)yrinic acid a,c-diamide adenosyltransferase, whose product MPQGQPLTAPDDGLTTRQRRNRPLVMVHTGNGKGKSTAAFGLAMRAWNQGWNIGVFQFVKSAKWRIGEQTVLERLGELHTETGAGGPVEWHKMGSGWSWSRKKGTDEDHAADAAEGWAEVKRRLAAETHDLYVLDEFTYPMTWGWVDVDDVVETLAGRPGRQYVVVTGRKADPRLIDIADLVTEMQHVKHPFDNGQKGQRGIEW is encoded by the coding sequence ATGCCCCAGGGCCAGCCGCTCACCGCCCCCGACGACGGCCTCACCACCAGGCAGCGCCGCAACCGGCCGCTCGTCATGGTCCACACCGGCAACGGGAAGGGCAAGTCCACGGCCGCCTTCGGCCTCGCGATGCGCGCGTGGAACCAGGGCTGGAACATCGGCGTCTTCCAGTTCGTCAAGTCGGCCAAGTGGCGCATCGGCGAGCAGACCGTGCTCGAGCGCCTCGGCGAACTGCACACCGAGACCGGCGCCGGCGGGCCGGTCGAATGGCACAAGATGGGCTCGGGCTGGTCCTGGTCGCGCAAGAAGGGAACCGACGAGGACCACGCCGCCGACGCCGCCGAAGGATGGGCCGAGGTCAAGCGCCGCCTCGCCGCCGAGACCCACGACCTCTACGTCCTCGACGAGTTCACCTATCCGATGACCTGGGGCTGGGTCGACGTCGACGACGTCGTCGAGACGCTGGCCGGTCGTCCCGGCCGCCAGTACGTCGTCGTCACCGGGCGCAAGGCCGACCCGCGGCTGATCGACATCGCCGACCTCGTCACCGAGATGCAGCACGTCAAGCACCCGTTCGACAACGGCCAGAAGGGGCAGCGAGGCATCGAATGGTGA